The DNA window CAATGGGTGGTATACCATTAAATGCTCTTGCGGTTGTGGGTTTTAATAGCTGTGATATGGATATAGAAGTTTTGAGGGAAGTTATGAGAGGATGTACTGATAAACTCAGAGAGGCAAAAACGGTTCTTTTGGGGGGACACACCATAGATGACAGAGAACCCAAGTTTGGACTTGCAGTAATGGGCGTGTGCGAAGATGGTAAATATCTGACCCAAAATGGAGCAAGAGTAGGTGACCTTATCGCACTTACAAAACCCATAGGTGTAGGCATTCTCACCAAAGCTATAAAAGAAGGAAAAATAAAGGAGGTAGATATTCAAGAAGCTATAGATTATATGCTTGCCCTCAACGATAGATCAGCCATACTGGCAAAAAGGCTTGAATCATCTTCATGTACTGATGTGACTGGTTTTGGTCTCTTAGGACACGCTTGGAACATAGCCAAAAAATCAGGAGTCAGGTTTTCTATAGACTTTTCCCGAGTACCTATATATGATGAATCTGTCTTCTTCATAAAACAGAAGCTTTATCCTAAGGGTGCTTTGGACAACTACAATTTCGTTAGAGAGCATACTATCAACGAAGGACTTGAGTGGTGGCAACTCTTGATCTTGTCAGATCCAAACACGTCGGGAGGACTTCTCTTTACTTTTCCGAAAGATAGGCTACCCATTATGAATGAGGAACTTACAAAGCTACATATAAAGGCTTGGATAATAGGAGAGGTGGAGGAAGGGGAAGGTTTAAGACTGTATAGGTGAACTACTCCATGCTATAGAGCATGGAGCTTCCTGAGGAGCTTGTCTCCTCAGAGGGTGGCTCACATGCGCCCCCTACTGCGTATGTCCCATTAGAGACACTCCGCCATACTTTTATCCTGACTGGCACTGGTATATGAGAGAATTCTGGCTCAAAGCCCGCCTTCCTCATAATGTTGATGGCACCATTGACATCCGCATTAATTACCTTGCCCGTGCCTGAAAGATACAGCCCTCTTGATATCCTCCTGCCTGAAAAGACATGGTTTCCTCTCTCATGGTGTTTTGGTATGTAGTCTCTGCACAGGCTATCCGCCTGTGAGGTGTATGCCTCATCTACTTCCATATAAGTTATGCCATGCTTTTCGCACTTGTGCCTGATAAGGTCTCTGAGATATCCAAGAGGCAAAAACTTCATGTTTTGGTTGTTAACTCTTCCAAGCTCTGGCTTGTCATAAACAGATGAGCAGTCTCCTACCACCACAAGGTCTATGCCTTCCTTCAGGCAAAAGTCCAGTATTATCTTGGCTGTCTTGTGCATATAGTCTCTTATCTGGTTCTGTCTTTTCTCAGACAGAACCGCCAGCCTTTTACTGGACTTTATGCCTTGTTTATCATATATGCTTTTTAGTCTTGCAAGCTCCTTGTTATACCACTGATTGACCGCCTTTATATCTCTGCCATCTACAATAAATGCCTTACCATCTGAACTCACACAGGTAGCAAGATTATCTATGCCTAAATCAATAGCCAAAACCTTTTTAGGTTTTACTCTTTTTTCTTCCTTTTCTCTTACCCTATACACATAATGCACCTCAAACCATTTTCCTTTAGCCTTTGGCACTATCTTGACTTCCTTAAGGTCAAGCCCTAAAACCAGCTTCGGAACTCTAATTTTTACCTCTCCAAAAAGCTCCTTTCCTTGCTTGCTTACTGGTATTGTCAGATATCCATCTTTGATAGAAAACATGATAATATGCAGTGGATATAATCCATCTTTTGGCAAATATTTTGGTATAGATGGTCCTGGAAGGTTTTTCTCTTTTGCCTGCTTTAAAAGTGAAAAGAAAGTCTCAAAGTTTGCATGTGCTTTTTTGATTACCTGCTGTGCCATGTTGGAGTTAAGCCTTCTGTAGTTTTCCGAGTGTTTGAGAAGATGGTAGTTTTCCTCATATCTCAGGTATGAACCTGTCTGGAAAAAGTGCTGTCTTATGTTATAGAGCGTCTGGTTATACAGGCTTTTGGCTATCCTGCACATAGAGTAAAGAGCCTCATACTCTTTCCTGCTCAGATGGTTTAGCCTCTGCCTTATCACTCCAAACACAGTGCCTTGAATGTTGCCTTTTCCTTTTCCAGCCATTGCAGAAAATATATATTTATTAATCTATCAAGTTTTTATTAAGCTATTCATCTCCACCTTAAAGAAGGTGGAGTCTTCTGGCTTATTTTTCTGATAAATCACTTTTTCTTTTCTTTGCTTCCCTTGGTTGCCTTCTTTCTGTCTTTGAGAAGAACCTCCTTTATAAAATAGCTCTGTGCCATATTAAAAACGTTGTTAAAGGTCCAATAAAGTACTAATCCTGCGGGAAAATTGGCAAACAGGAAGGTGAAAGCTATTGAAGATATATACATCATAACGTTTTGGGTTTTATCGGGATTTGGACTTATAAACTGCTGGGCTATCATGGTAATACCCATTATCACGGGAAGGATGTAGTAAGGATCTTTGTGAGACAAGCTTGGTATCCAAAGCATGGAAGCGAGTTGCAGATCAGCTGTTATGGTAAGAACCTTGTAAAGGGCAAAAAATACAGGTATCTGGAGGATCATAGGAAGACAACCCGACATAGGATTAAAACCTACCTGAGAGTAAAGCTTCATCATCTCCTCTTGCATCTTAGCAGGGTCATCTTTATACTTTTCCCTTATTTCCTGCATCTTTGGTGCAAGCTCGGAGAGTTTCATCATGGAGATGGTACTTTTGTAGGTGAGGGGGAACATAAAGAGTCTAACAAGCAAAGTGAGCGCAAGAATGGAAAAAACCCATGAACGGAGATGTTCGTATATCCAGTACATAAATATAAATAGAGGTTTGACTATGGGCTTAAGCGTTCCGTAGTCAATAACATCCGATAGTCCTATTTTCTTAAGTCTTGAGTACTCCTTAGCACCTGCATAAAAGATGAGATTATCGCTTGCCTGAACGAGCATCAAACTATCTTTGTTGTCTGCGCTGTATATCAAAAGGGAAGGTATTTTACCTACAAAACCTTTAAAGTAGTATCTACTTTCTTCTCCAGCAAAGCTTATGTCCCCGCTCACATACTCCCTTCCTTTTATGTTTTCCGTATCAATTCTTTCCACCTTACCATTTATGCTAAAAACAGGTCCAGAGTGTGTATAAAACTCATCTCCTTTGGGATGACTCCCTACCACAATATAAAGGGGAGCGCTTATACCTTTTGAGCTTAAAGAAAGCTTAAAGTAATTCCCTTCGTAAGTCAGGATCTTTGTAAGGATCACATCTCCATCTGAGTATGTCATGATAATGGAGTTGTTTTGCTTTGTTACTCTGTAAGGCAAAAAGTTTAGCTTTTCATCCAGATTTGTGTCTCCGGTATAAACCTCAAGTGGATAAACATTTAGCTTCCTCTCAAGGGGAGTAACCAAATCGTAAGAGTACTTTTTGTCAATGAGGCTGATAATCTTTCCCCCTTCAAAAGACACTGTTAGGCTGAACCGTCCGAAGTTAAAGGTTTGAGTTTGTAGCGGTTTTTTTGACTCTCTTGCTGTCCCAAGCATGAGTTGAGGGAAATTTTGCACCTCCTGCCTTTTTATCTGCTTTTGAGGTACCTCCTTTGGTGAAAAGAAATAGGTATAGAACTCAAAAGCGAACATAAAAAGAGTCACTGCGAGCATTAAGGCAAATAATCTCTTGATATCTATATCATTCTTTTCCATCAAGGATAATCAACACCTCCCTTTGAAAAGGGATTACACCTCAAAAGTCTCCACATAGCTTTGAGTCCTCCTTTCACTATACCGTACTTTTCAACAGACATGATGGCATACTCAGAGCATGTAGGGTAATATCTACAAGAAGGAGGATACAAAGGAGAGACGAACTTTCTCCATAACTTCAGAATAGTCAAAAATACCTTCTTCAAGGCGAAAGTCTCTTCCTTCCTTTGCTCCTTCTTCTCTTTATAATCTTCCTTCCGCTCTTTGTAGACATCCTCGCAAGGAAGCCACTCCTTCTCTTCCTCTTGAGATTAGATATTCTCGTTATATTTCTCTGAGTTGCCATCTTTAACTCCTTTTACATCACTTCACAAAGAGCAGTATTATAGCAACGAGGAGCGCATAAAGTGCAAGGGTTTCAATAAAAGCCAAACCTATGAACATAACCGTTTGCAGTCTTCCGCTCACGGTGGGGTTTCTCGCTGCACCTTCCTGAGTCCCTCTGAC is part of the Hydrogenobacter sp. genome and encodes:
- the selD gene encoding selenide, water dikinase SelD; the encoded protein is MGPADLENIVKGLELYSDERTLLGIGDDAGVYLYGGSVFIHTVDFITPIVNDPYLWGAISATNSLSDVYAMGGIPLNALAVVGFNSCDMDIEVLREVMRGCTDKLREAKTVLLGGHTIDDREPKFGLAVMGVCEDGKYLTQNGARVGDLIALTKPIGVGILTKAIKEGKIKEVDIQEAIDYMLALNDRSAILAKRLESSSCTDVTGFGLLGHAWNIAKKSGVRFSIDFSRVPIYDESVFFIKQKLYPKGALDNYNFVREHTINEGLEWWQLLILSDPNTSGGLLFTFPKDRLPIMNEELTKLHIKAWIIGEVEEGEGLRLYR
- a CDS encoding transposase, which gives rise to MAGKGKGNIQGTVFGVIRQRLNHLSRKEYEALYSMCRIAKSLYNQTLYNIRQHFFQTGSYLRYEENYHLLKHSENYRRLNSNMAQQVIKKAHANFETFFSLLKQAKEKNLPGPSIPKYLPKDGLYPLHIIMFSIKDGYLTIPVSKQGKELFGEVKIRVPKLVLGLDLKEVKIVPKAKGKWFEVHYVYRVREKEEKRVKPKKVLAIDLGIDNLATCVSSDGKAFIVDGRDIKAVNQWYNKELARLKSIYDKQGIKSSKRLAVLSEKRQNQIRDYMHKTAKIILDFCLKEGIDLVVVGDCSSVYDKPELGRVNNQNMKFLPLGYLRDLIRHKCEKHGITYMEVDEAYTSQADSLCRDYIPKHHERGNHVFSGRRISRGLYLSGTGKVINADVNGAINIMRKAGFEPEFSHIPVPVRIKVWRSVSNGTYAVGGACEPPSEETSSSGSSMLYSME
- the yidC gene encoding membrane protein insertase YidC, with amino-acid sequence MEKNDIDIKRLFALMLAVTLFMFAFEFYTYFFSPKEVPQKQIKRQEVQNFPQLMLGTARESKKPLQTQTFNFGRFSLTVSFEGGKIISLIDKKYSYDLVTPLERKLNVYPLEVYTGDTNLDEKLNFLPYRVTKQNNSIIMTYSDGDVILTKILTYEGNYFKLSLSSKGISAPLYIVVGSHPKGDEFYTHSGPVFSINGKVERIDTENIKGREYVSGDISFAGEESRYYFKGFVGKIPSLLIYSADNKDSLMLVQASDNLIFYAGAKEYSRLKKIGLSDVIDYGTLKPIVKPLFIFMYWIYEHLRSWVFSILALTLLVRLFMFPLTYKSTISMMKLSELAPKMQEIREKYKDDPAKMQEEMMKLYSQVGFNPMSGCLPMILQIPVFFALYKVLTITADLQLASMLWIPSLSHKDPYYILPVIMGITMIAQQFISPNPDKTQNVMMYISSIAFTFLFANFPAGLVLYWTFNNVFNMAQSYFIKEVLLKDRKKATKGSKEKKK
- the yidD gene encoding membrane protein insertion efficiency factor YidD, encoding MKKVFLTILKLWRKFVSPLYPPSCRYYPTCSEYAIMSVEKYGIVKGGLKAMWRLLRCNPFSKGGVDYP
- the rpmH gene encoding 50S ribosomal protein L34, whose product is MATQRNITRISNLKRKRRSGFLARMSTKSGRKIIKRRRSKGRKRLSP